A region of Nocardioides alkalitolerans DNA encodes the following proteins:
- a CDS encoding DNA-3-methyladenine glycosylase I, with product MTTVPRGDAVLGEDGVARCPWAARPGPMRDYHDTEWGVPVAGRGVERETAYFERLTLEAFQSGLSWATILAKRPAFREVFAGFDVARVAAYGEQERSALLADARIVRNRAKVDATIVNARAVLAMREEGPEVFADLLESFRPTEPPAPLVVTEVPTTSPESLALSKALKKRGLTFVGPTTMHALMEATGLVDTHLVGCHRRGVGRAGRT from the coding sequence GTGACGACGGTCCCCCGGGGCGATGCCGTCCTGGGGGAGGACGGCGTCGCCCGCTGCCCGTGGGCCGCGCGCCCGGGGCCGATGCGGGACTACCACGACACGGAGTGGGGCGTCCCCGTCGCGGGCCGCGGCGTCGAGCGGGAGACGGCCTACTTCGAGCGGCTCACGCTCGAGGCGTTCCAGTCGGGGCTGTCGTGGGCGACGATCCTCGCCAAGCGTCCCGCGTTCCGGGAGGTCTTCGCGGGGTTCGACGTGGCCCGGGTCGCGGCGTACGGCGAGCAGGAGCGTTCCGCGCTCCTCGCCGACGCCCGGATCGTGCGCAACCGCGCGAAGGTCGACGCGACGATCGTGAACGCCCGCGCCGTGCTGGCGATGCGGGAGGAGGGCCCGGAGGTGTTCGCCGACCTGCTGGAGTCGTTCCGCCCCACGGAGCCGCCTGCCCCGCTGGTCGTCACCGAGGTGCCGACCACCTCGCCGGAGTCGCTGGCCCTCAGCAAGGCGCTCAAGAAGAGGGGGCTGACCTTCGTCGGGCCGACCACCATGCACGCGCTGATGGAGGCGACAGGCCTCGTCGACACCCACCTCGTGGGCTGCCACCGGCGTGGGGTGGGGCGGGCGGGTCGGACCTGA
- a CDS encoding pirin family protein has protein sequence MSNTETRPDEVECRAGDAAGGGVEILEPRDVPLGGPRAMLVRRTLPQRERSLIGAWCFVDHYGPDLVSESGGMKVAPHPHTGLQTVSWLFTGEIEHRDSVGSHAMVRPGEVNLMTAGHGISHSEVSTPGTTELHGAQLWVALPDAHRDTAPAFEHHAPPPVHAPGVEARVFLGSLLGSTSPVATFTPLLGAELVLEPGASVTLDVDATYEHGVLVDLGDVTVEGVAAGRGDLAYVAPEHSALTLVAGGEGARVLLLGGPPFGEAIVMWWNFVGRTHEEVVAYRAAWQAQVTAGTDTVVGDSQEVADGRFGIVLGDHLPPIPAPELPNARLRERR, from the coding sequence ATGAGCAACACGGAGACGCGTCCGGACGAGGTCGAGTGCCGGGCGGGCGACGCCGCGGGTGGTGGCGTGGAGATCCTCGAGCCGCGTGACGTGCCGCTGGGCGGTCCGCGCGCGATGCTGGTGCGGCGCACGCTCCCGCAGCGGGAGCGCTCGCTGATCGGGGCGTGGTGCTTCGTGGACCACTACGGGCCCGACCTCGTGTCCGAGTCGGGCGGCATGAAGGTCGCGCCCCACCCGCACACGGGGCTGCAGACCGTCTCCTGGCTGTTCACCGGCGAGATCGAGCACCGCGACTCGGTGGGCTCCCACGCGATGGTGCGTCCCGGCGAGGTCAACCTGATGACGGCGGGCCACGGGATCAGCCACTCCGAGGTGTCGACGCCGGGCACGACGGAGCTGCACGGGGCGCAGCTGTGGGTCGCGCTGCCCGACGCGCACCGCGACACGGCGCCCGCCTTCGAGCACCACGCGCCGCCGCCGGTCCACGCCCCGGGCGTGGAGGCGCGCGTCTTCCTCGGCAGCCTGCTGGGCTCGACGTCGCCCGTGGCGACCTTCACGCCGCTGCTCGGGGCCGAGCTCGTGCTGGAGCCGGGCGCCAGCGTGACGCTCGACGTCGACGCGACCTACGAGCACGGGGTGCTCGTCGACCTCGGTGACGTCACCGTCGAGGGGGTGGCGGCGGGGCGCGGCGACCTGGCGTACGTCGCGCCCGAGCACTCCGCGCTGACGCTCGTCGCCGGCGGGGAGGGCGCCCGGGTGCTGCTGCTCGGCGGTCCGCCCTTCGGCGAGGCGATCGTCATGTGGTGGAACTTCGTGGGGCGCACCCACGAGGAGGTCGTCGCCTACCGCGCGGCGTGGCAGGCGCAGGTCACGGCGGGCACGGACACGGTGGTGGGGGACTCCCAGGAGGTGGCGGACGGCCGCTTCGGGATCGTGCTCGGCGACCACCTCCCGCCGATCCCCGCCCCCGAGCTGCCCAACGCGCGGCTGCGGGAACGGCGGTGA
- a CDS encoding CidA/LrgA family protein: MTSRARPPRPASVVFLDGLLWLLGFWFVGEVVVRTLDIPVPGAVVGMLGLFVALQVRRPGPRSATLTAADGLLAHLQLLFIPAGVGIVAFLAVVRDDAVPIVGALLASWAIGLVVVGWTVTLLLPRRER, from the coding sequence ATGACCTCCCGCGCCCGGCCCCCTCGCCCCGCGTCGGTGGTGTTCCTCGACGGCCTGCTGTGGCTGCTCGGCTTCTGGTTCGTCGGCGAGGTCGTGGTGCGGACGCTGGACATCCCCGTGCCCGGGGCCGTCGTCGGCATGCTCGGCCTGTTCGTCGCCCTGCAGGTGCGGCGTCCCGGACCTCGTTCGGCGACGCTGACCGCGGCCGACGGGCTGCTCGCCCACCTGCAGCTGCTCTTCATCCCGGCGGGAGTGGGCATCGTCGCGTTCCTCGCGGTGGTGCGGGACGACGCGGTCCCGATCGTCGGCGCGCTGCTGGCGTCGTGGGCGATCGGCCTGGTCGTGGTCGGCTGGACCGTCACGCTGCTCCTGCCGCGGCGGGAGCGGTGA
- a CDS encoding FGGY-family carbohydrate kinase, whose protein sequence is MPESTPPGTTYGPGVPAYVGVDVGSTTTKAIAFTADGSPLASGSAGYEISRPSPDRAEQEGQDWIDAVDACVAQLAAQVDLGPVRAIGVTSQVDTHVPVDGDLRPLRPALLWQDVRTAATAAALNDRLGPEGRLAGWGDERPVDASNPVPRGLWLAEHEPDVWAATRWLLLPKDLVVAWLTGAPCADPLGSFKVVGPDGRYVAGVAHAPGLAERLAPLASPETPAGRTVRAWHGIPAGTVVATGTMDAFGNVLGSGLHEVGHTMATIGTSVIVAALGADGTPAPGVVAFAPFRSRHVHAGPTQSGGESLRWWARLSGHSVEEVVAAAATAAPGCGGVVFAPHLMGERAPLWDDHVRAWFTGLSSSTTFADLSRAVLEGVAYSLRELLEAVEVATPRAAALTLSGGGSRSELWCQIAADVTGRVVRRSREADTAVVGAATLAKSAVTGDDPWRAAASLAQVDRVFEPDPGLAATYDELYALYRQTYEVLGPVHDRLAAHRSTAPGGTP, encoded by the coding sequence GTGCCTGAGTCCACCCCTCCGGGGACGACGTACGGGCCGGGCGTCCCGGCGTACGTCGGCGTCGACGTCGGTAGCACGACCACGAAGGCGATCGCGTTCACGGCGGACGGGTCGCCGCTGGCGTCGGGCTCGGCGGGCTACGAGATCAGTCGGCCGTCCCCCGACCGCGCCGAGCAGGAGGGCCAGGACTGGATCGACGCCGTCGACGCCTGCGTGGCCCAGCTGGCCGCGCAGGTGGACCTGGGCCCGGTCCGGGCGATCGGTGTGACGAGCCAGGTCGACACCCACGTGCCGGTGGACGGGGACCTGCGTCCGCTGCGTCCGGCGCTGCTGTGGCAGGACGTGCGGACGGCCGCCACGGCCGCGGCGCTCAACGACCGCCTCGGCCCCGAGGGCCGGCTCGCCGGCTGGGGCGACGAGCGGCCCGTCGACGCCTCCAACCCCGTGCCGCGCGGGCTGTGGCTGGCGGAGCACGAGCCCGACGTGTGGGCCGCGACCCGCTGGCTCCTCCTGCCGAAGGACCTCGTCGTCGCGTGGCTGACCGGCGCGCCCTGCGCGGACCCGCTCGGCTCGTTCAAGGTCGTGGGACCCGACGGGCGGTACGTCGCGGGTGTCGCCCACGCCCCGGGCCTGGCCGAGCGCCTCGCCCCGCTGGCCTCGCCCGAGACCCCCGCGGGTCGCACCGTGCGGGCGTGGCACGGGATCCCGGCGGGCACCGTGGTCGCCACGGGCACGATGGACGCGTTCGGCAACGTCCTCGGCTCCGGCCTCCACGAGGTCGGCCACACGATGGCGACCATCGGGACGTCCGTCATCGTCGCCGCCCTCGGCGCCGACGGGACCCCCGCCCCCGGCGTCGTCGCCTTCGCGCCCTTCCGCTCGCGGCACGTGCACGCCGGCCCCACCCAGTCCGGCGGCGAGTCCCTGCGCTGGTGGGCCCGGCTGTCCGGCCACTCGGTCGAGGAGGTCGTCGCGGCGGCCGCCACCGCCGCGCCGGGCTGCGGCGGTGTCGTGTTCGCGCCGCACCTGATGGGCGAGAGGGCGCCCCTGTGGGACGACCACGTCCGTGCCTGGTTCACCGGGCTCAGCTCGTCGACGACGTTCGCCGACCTGTCGCGGGCCGTCCTCGAGGGTGTCGCGTACTCCCTGCGCGAGCTGCTCGAGGCCGTCGAGGTGGCCACGCCACGGGCTGCAGCGCTGACGCTCTCGGGCGGCGGCTCGCGGAGCGAGCTGTGGTGCCAGATCGCCGCCGACGTCACCGGACGGGTCGTGCGCCGCTCCCGCGAGGCGGACACCGCCGTCGTCGGCGCGGCGACGCTGGCGAAGTCGGCCGTGACCGGCGACGACCCGTGGCGCGCGGCCGCGAGCCTCGCCCAGGTCGACCGGGTCTTCGAGCCCGACCCGGGCCTCGCCGCGACGTACGACGAGCTCTACGCCCTCTACCGCCAGACCTACGAGGTGCTCGGCCCGGTCCACGACCGGCTCGCCGCGCACCGCTCGACCGCCCCAGGAGGCACCCCGTGA
- a CDS encoding LrgB family protein, whose translation MIPLVAWQPDATWAWLQGSPLLGVLLTLAAYRVGRAVHHRCGRHPATQPVLVAIVLVSAVLLATGTSYGEYSRGGDLLAFLLGPATVALAVPLHRQARHLRRLLLPLLVAIPLGVVVSVSTGFWLVKLLGGDEQLAITMAPKAATTPVSLVLSGDAGGIAALTAVLTIGVGIVSAVLGPWLMTLARVRHPHARGVAMGAVSHGIGTSRSLADDPEEGAFAGLAMGLTAFGTAVLLPVLLALFGV comes from the coding sequence GTGATCCCGCTCGTCGCCTGGCAGCCGGACGCGACCTGGGCCTGGCTCCAGGGATCGCCTCTGCTGGGCGTGCTGCTGACGCTCGCGGCGTACCGGGTCGGGCGGGCCGTGCACCACCGCTGCGGCCGGCACCCGGCCACGCAGCCGGTGCTGGTCGCGATCGTGCTCGTCTCGGCGGTGCTGCTGGCGACGGGGACGTCGTACGGCGAGTACTCCCGCGGCGGCGACCTCCTCGCCTTCCTGCTGGGCCCGGCCACGGTCGCGCTCGCCGTGCCGCTGCACCGACAGGCGCGCCACCTGCGCCGTCTGCTCCTGCCGCTGCTCGTCGCCATCCCGCTCGGCGTCGTCGTCTCGGTGAGCACGGGCTTCTGGCTGGTGAAGCTGCTCGGCGGGGACGAGCAGCTGGCGATCACGATGGCCCCCAAGGCGGCGACCACGCCGGTCTCGCTGGTGCTCTCGGGCGACGCCGGCGGTATCGCGGCCCTCACCGCCGTGCTGACGATCGGCGTCGGGATCGTCTCCGCCGTGCTCGGCCCGTGGCTCATGACGCTCGCCCGGGTGCGGCACCCCCACGCCCGCGGGGTGGCGATGGGCGCGGTGTCGCACGGGATCGGTACGTCGCGGTCGCTCGCCGACGACCCCGAGGAGGGCGCCTTCGCGGGGCTGGCGATGGGGCTGACGGCCTTCGGCACGGCGGTGTTGCTGCCGGTGCTGCTGGCGTTGTTCGGGGTGTGA
- a CDS encoding tryptophan synthase subunit alpha, whose protein sequence is MRTLANGLGTVVRERAGRLLVCYLPHGDPATPDATPRLYAEHGVDVLEVGVAGGHALLDGPVVSASMARAAAAGCTGAAAAERLATDLDDVADSAAVWMSYQDAPGPAYLDVVAASRAGGVLLPDADQVALLDAAAAVGLAGVPFLSHTPTEAEVAAARRAEGYVMLAAADGVTGHRDHVAPGNAATIARLRDEGVTAPVLLGFGLSTADHVRAALAMGADGVIVGSACVRAAEAGRDELVSLLAALRTAVDRA, encoded by the coding sequence GTGAGGACCCTCGCGAACGGTCTCGGCACCGTGGTCCGGGAACGGGCCGGCCGGCTGCTCGTGTGCTACCTGCCGCACGGCGACCCCGCGACCCCCGACGCGACCCCGCGCCTGTACGCCGAGCACGGCGTCGACGTGCTCGAGGTCGGTGTCGCGGGCGGCCACGCCCTCCTCGACGGCCCGGTCGTCAGCGCGTCGATGGCGCGCGCGGCGGCCGCGGGGTGCACCGGTGCCGCCGCGGCCGAGCGCCTCGCCACGGATCTCGACGACGTGGCGGACAGCGCGGCCGTGTGGATGAGCTACCAGGACGCGCCGGGGCCGGCGTACCTGGACGTCGTCGCCGCCTCGCGGGCCGGGGGCGTGCTGCTGCCCGACGCCGACCAGGTCGCGCTGCTCGATGCCGCCGCGGCCGTCGGCCTCGCCGGCGTCCCGTTCCTGTCCCACACGCCCACCGAGGCGGAGGTCGCGGCCGCACGACGGGCCGAGGGGTACGTCATGCTCGCCGCCGCCGACGGCGTGACCGGTCACCGCGACCACGTCGCCCCGGGGAACGCAGCGACGATCGCCCGCCTGCGGGACGAGGGCGTCACGGCGCCCGTGCTGCTGGGCTTCGGCCTCTCGACCGCCGACCACGTGCGGGCGGCCCTCGCCATGGGCGCCGACGGGGTCATCGTCGGCTCGGCGTGCGTGCGCGCCGCCGAGGCCGGGCGGGATGAGCTGGTCTCCCTGCTGGCCGCGCTGCGGACGGCGGTGGACCGTGCCTGA
- a CDS encoding VOC family protein has translation MTLTLGMITIDTTDPSPLAEWWATQTGATVLEENHGWFVVLQLPGGPRLAFQKVDDPTPGKNRMHLDLVVPVGGLDAEAERLVDAGATLVAERSMGDDFRWVTLSDPDGNQFCVAEH, from the coding sequence ATGACGCTGACCCTCGGCATGATCACGATCGACACCACCGACCCCTCTCCGCTCGCGGAGTGGTGGGCGACGCAGACGGGCGCCACGGTGCTGGAGGAGAACCACGGCTGGTTCGTCGTGCTCCAGCTCCCGGGCGGGCCGCGGCTCGCGTTCCAGAAGGTCGACGACCCGACGCCCGGCAAGAACCGGATGCACCTCGACCTCGTCGTCCCCGTCGGGGGCCTCGACGCCGAGGCCGAGCGTCTGGTCGACGCGGGCGCGACCCTGGTGGCGGAGCGATCGATGGGCGACGACTTCCGGTGGGTCACCCTCAGCGACCCCGACGGCAACCAGTTCTGCGTCGCGGAGCACTGA
- a CDS encoding SDR family oxidoreductase, with protein sequence MTVTFPLPGHPDLRDKVCLVTGASQGIGEATARYLAECGATTVLTARNLAACEETVASITAAGGTAVALQLDVTDDAAVAATVAEVEARYGALHLAFNNAGTQGPAAPLHEQSDATVRQVLEVNLLGVISCLRHEVPAMLRAGGGVIVNTASVGGVVAAPGIGPYCASKHAVVGLSKSAAADYGRLGVRVNVLAPGSVRTPILTDWLAELGALEHMESLTPQGRIAGPAEIAPVVAWMLSDASSFMTGSVVTADGGYTAL encoded by the coding sequence GTGACCGTCACCTTCCCGCTCCCCGGCCACCCCGACCTGCGCGACAAGGTCTGTCTCGTGACCGGCGCCAGCCAGGGCATCGGCGAGGCGACGGCGCGCTACCTCGCGGAGTGCGGGGCGACGACCGTCCTCACGGCCCGCAACCTCGCCGCCTGCGAGGAGACGGTCGCCTCGATCACCGCCGCGGGCGGGACCGCCGTCGCGCTGCAGCTCGACGTGACCGACGACGCTGCCGTGGCCGCGACGGTCGCGGAGGTCGAGGCCCGGTACGGCGCGCTCCACCTCGCCTTCAACAACGCAGGCACCCAGGGGCCGGCCGCACCGCTCCACGAGCAGAGCGACGCCACGGTGCGCCAGGTGCTCGAGGTGAACCTCCTCGGCGTCATCTCCTGCCTGCGCCACGAGGTGCCGGCCATGCTCCGCGCCGGAGGCGGCGTCATCGTCAACACCGCCTCCGTCGGAGGTGTCGTCGCCGCCCCCGGGATCGGGCCCTACTGCGCCAGCAAGCACGCCGTCGTCGGGCTGTCCAAGTCGGCCGCCGCCGACTACGGCCGCCTCGGGGTGCGCGTCAACGTGCTCGCCCCCGGCTCGGTGCGCACCCCGATCCTCACCGACTGGCTCGCCGAACTGGGCGCGCTCGAGCACATGGAGTCGCTGACCCCGCAGGGACGCATCGCCGGGCCCGCCGAGATCGCCCCGGTCGTCGCGTGGATGCTGTCCGACGCGTCGTCGTTCATGACCGGGTCGGTGGTGACGGCGGACGGCGGCTACACCGCGCTCTGA